In one window of Aceticella autotrophica DNA:
- a CDS encoding S-layer homology domain-containing protein: MLKKICLILVLVLCLTIPASGFVGSSTVSNSVYGKPALTDISNHWANKEISDWVSKGLAYGYDNGTFKPNNSITREEAMSIVVRLKKLPTVSTYYLPNFNDEYSVSNWAKDAVNTAVAYGLISGYSDNTVGPVGKITRAETVVLLNRALGDLQIKPAPKPTLKPIPWPIPQTGKHEITIEDNKEAYAIYKN; this comes from the coding sequence ATGCTTAAAAAAATATGTTTAATTTTAGTTTTAGTATTATGTTTGACAATTCCCGCGTCAGGTTTTGTAGGTTCATCTACCGTATCCAACAGCGTTTATGGAAAACCTGCCTTAACAGATATAAGCAATCATTGGGCAAATAAAGAAATATCCGACTGGGTATCAAAAGGGCTTGCGTACGGATATGACAACGGTACATTTAAGCCTAACAATTCTATAACACGCGAAGAAGCAATGTCAATTGTTGTAAGGCTTAAAAAGCTTCCGACTGTTTCGACGTATTATTTGCCAAACTTTAATGACGAATACAGCGTTTCAAACTGGGCTAAGGATGCAGTAAACACTGCCGTAGCTTATGGTTTGATATCAGGTTATTCTGACAACACAGTAGGTCCGGTTGGCAAAATAACAAGGGCAGAAACGGTTGTATTATTAAACAGGGCATTAGGCGATCTTCAGATTAAACCTGCACCAAAACCAACATTAAAACCAATACCATGGCCGATACCGCAGACAGGAAAGCATGAAATAACAATAGAAGACAATAAAGAGGCTTATGCGATATATAAGAATTAG
- a CDS encoding AAA family ATPase has protein sequence MLLRTLKLKDFRQFKGEQTISFATDPEKNVTVIMGENGSGKTTLAQAFTWCLYGDTDFDDKSMLCKATAQAMLPNTEETVRVELSLMHSGIEYTLIREQRYTKDGTGNLKRPNNTIFKIAYKNSDGQREFVRDLETDIRMKEILPKELSKYFFFDGERIGNMSKEIRKGKSQEFAQAVRGLLGLSAFTAALDHLKGRAPKVSVIRSYDESYDSKSDSKIAQYTKEIEECEEKIAGIEKRLEEIENEESIAQEKCNDLSEKIKANADSERLAKEKECLRQKLQGLVQSKVSNTASLLKSFNKDASAYFAKKLMKDALKQLSEADKLDKGIPDINARTIEFLIKRGICLCGSKIEVGNDAYKELNKVLEFIPPQSIGALIGQFVRECELKCKSSDSMFDDVSDKYSMIRDFENTYAEVENEIKLIEEKLQGMEKVGELQKDLIKYEKALRQLSEERDNLNRQKGSFETLRDRRITERNELTLKDENNRKIEVYKAYAQYMYDVLDTLYKEKEAETRAELEKTVNEIFRSIYNGGFSLSIDEKYNIQIVVNDFEVFNEDVETSTAQSISVIFAFISGVIKMARQSRNSENEMLVSEPYPLVMDAPLSAFDKTRIKTVCDALPKVAEQVIIFIKDTDGEIAETNMGKKVGMRYLFDKKNEFETYLVTR, from the coding sequence ATGCTGTTAAGAACATTAAAGCTGAAAGACTTCCGACAGTTTAAAGGCGAACAGACTATATCTTTTGCTACTGACCCTGAAAAAAACGTTACAGTGATTATGGGTGAAAATGGATCGGGTAAAACTACTCTTGCACAGGCTTTTACCTGGTGCTTATATGGTGATACTGATTTTGACGATAAATCGATGCTTTGTAAAGCTACTGCACAAGCAATGCTTCCGAATACAGAAGAAACCGTTAGAGTAGAATTGAGTTTAATGCATAGTGGTATAGAATACACTCTTATTCGTGAACAACGTTATACAAAAGACGGAACCGGAAATTTAAAGCGACCTAATAATACTATATTTAAGATAGCCTATAAAAATAGTGATGGTCAGCGTGAATTTGTAAGAGATTTAGAAACCGATATACGAATGAAAGAAATCTTGCCTAAAGAGCTTTCTAAATATTTCTTTTTCGATGGTGAACGTATCGGGAATATGAGTAAGGAAATTCGAAAAGGTAAGAGTCAAGAATTTGCCCAAGCAGTTAGGGGGTTATTAGGGCTAAGTGCGTTTACTGCCGCGTTAGATCATTTGAAAGGGCGTGCTCCTAAAGTATCTGTTATTCGTAGTTATGATGAGAGCTATGACTCTAAAAGCGATAGTAAGATTGCCCAATACACAAAAGAAATTGAAGAATGCGAAGAGAAAATTGCAGGTATTGAAAAACGGTTAGAAGAAATCGAAAATGAAGAAAGCATTGCCCAAGAGAAATGTAACGATTTGAGTGAAAAAATTAAGGCCAATGCAGATAGTGAGCGCTTAGCCAAAGAAAAAGAGTGCCTACGTCAAAAATTACAAGGGTTAGTGCAGTCTAAGGTCTCAAATACTGCTTCACTCCTAAAATCTTTTAATAAAGATGCGTCTGCTTATTTTGCTAAGAAGCTAATGAAAGATGCTCTGAAGCAGCTATCGGAAGCAGATAAATTGGACAAGGGTATCCCTGATATTAATGCAAGAACTATTGAATTTTTAATTAAACGTGGAATATGTCTTTGTGGAAGTAAAATTGAGGTGGGTAATGATGCCTATAAGGAATTAAACAAGGTGTTGGAGTTTATACCGCCACAATCAATTGGTGCTTTGATAGGTCAGTTTGTAAGAGAATGTGAGTTAAAATGCAAAAGTTCAGATAGTATGTTTGATGATGTTTCTGATAAATATTCTATGATCAGAGACTTTGAGAACACCTATGCAGAAGTTGAAAATGAAATCAAGCTCATTGAAGAGAAACTACAAGGAATGGAAAAAGTGGGAGAACTTCAAAAAGACTTAATAAAATATGAAAAAGCATTAAGGCAACTTAGTGAAGAAAGGGATAATTTAAATCGTCAAAAAGGCAGTTTCGAAACATTAAGAGATCGGCGCATTACAGAAAGAAATGAGTTGACTCTGAAAGATGAAAATAATAGAAAAATAGAAGTTTACAAAGCTTACGCCCAATATATGTATGATGTATTAGACACGCTTTATAAGGAAAAAGAAGCTGAGACAAGAGCAGAGCTTGAGAAAACTGTAAATGAAATCTTTAGAAGCATTTATAACGGTGGATTTTCGCTTTCAATTGATGAAAAATACAATATTCAAATTGTTGTCAACGATTTTGAGGTTTTTAATGAAGATGTTGAAACATCGACGGCACAAAGTATCTCAGTTATTTTTGCTTTCATTTCAGGAGTCATAAAAATGGCCCGTCAAAGCAGAAATTCCGAAAATGAGATGTTGGTTTCTGAACCGTACCCTCTGGTTATGGATGCCCCTTTGTCTGCATTTGATAAGACAAGGATCAAGACTGTTTGTGATGCACTACCCAAAGTCGCTGAACAGGTTATTATCTTTATTAAAGATACAGACGGTGAAATTGCTGAAACAAACATGGGTAAAAAAGTTGGTATGCGGTACTTATTTGACAAAAAGAATGAGTTTGAAACATATTTAGTGACGAGGTGA
- a CDS encoding phosphoadenosine phosphosulfate reductase family protein — MTEQDIPYEVFWCDECKVPIIKAANSIDKNICTLCNGNTTFLCADLRPVFPEERLLLEIIGAKPFAYHDKAIWASNNRYYIDGKVKLITTSFYKKNSPKVIRELLDQYSVQNDYLYFNQSIERFIKANQDRLNYLKDEAFAFIQSTAEKYPHESIVLSFSGGKDSTVTADLAARALSDPSLVHIFGDTTLEFPLTMEYVQRFRKNNPKAIFKVAKNKEQNFYKVCEDIGPPARMLRWCCSMFKTGPITRVLNSMYRDRDILTFYGIRKCESVSRSKYNRIEDNAEAVKIQKQKVASPIFYWKDIDIWLYILGEQIDFNDAYRLGYDRVGCWCCPNNNERAQFLSQIYMPEQAERWRNFLVDFAKRIGKPDAEVYVDTGKWKARQGGNGVVAAEDVKIKFTNCTAEENAKIYKLNKPVDDSFIQLFNPFGRIAPELGRKLINETIVIDIKTNVPILSIQPFSQDGYDFAVKVKTLNVAKHDDLQRMVGYQVRKFNACRKCLKCESLCKFGAISVHGDTYLINEQKCKRCKMCVTAKYLDGGCLMYKYLKTKD, encoded by the coding sequence GTGACTGAACAGGACATACCCTATGAAGTTTTTTGGTGTGATGAATGTAAAGTGCCGATTATTAAAGCGGCTAACAGTATAGATAAAAATATTTGCACTCTTTGTAATGGAAACACCACTTTTCTTTGTGCTGATTTGCGTCCAGTTTTTCCTGAAGAGAGACTTTTATTAGAAATTATCGGAGCAAAACCGTTTGCTTATCATGACAAGGCTATCTGGGCTTCTAATAACCGTTATTACATCGATGGGAAAGTAAAGCTGATTACCACCAGTTTTTATAAAAAAAATTCGCCTAAGGTCATTAGGGAGTTGCTGGATCAGTATAGCGTTCAAAATGATTATTTATATTTTAATCAGTCTATTGAGAGGTTTATAAAAGCCAATCAGGACAGGCTTAATTACCTGAAAGATGAAGCATTCGCCTTTATTCAATCTACAGCCGAAAAATACCCTCATGAAAGCATTGTGCTTTCTTTCTCGGGAGGTAAGGATTCAACAGTTACAGCAGATTTGGCAGCGAGAGCATTGAGCGATCCGAGTCTTGTACATATTTTTGGGGATACAACTTTAGAATTCCCGCTTACAATGGAGTATGTACAACGATTCCGAAAGAACAATCCAAAAGCAATTTTTAAGGTAGCTAAAAACAAGGAACAGAATTTTTACAAAGTATGTGAGGATATTGGTCCTCCTGCTCGTATGCTCCGCTGGTGTTGTTCAATGTTCAAGACGGGTCCGATAACACGTGTTTTAAACAGTATGTATCGAGATAGAGATATTTTGACCTTTTACGGCATCCGCAAATGTGAATCCGTAAGTCGAAGTAAGTATAACCGAATTGAGGATAATGCGGAAGCTGTTAAAATACAAAAACAAAAGGTTGCTTCTCCGATTTTTTATTGGAAAGACATTGATATATGGCTTTATATATTAGGAGAACAGATAGACTTTAACGATGCTTACAGGTTAGGCTATGACCGTGTGGGGTGCTGGTGTTGCCCCAATAATAACGAAAGAGCGCAGTTTCTTTCGCAGATTTATATGCCGGAACAGGCAGAGAGATGGAGAAATTTTCTTGTGGACTTTGCAAAGAGAATTGGAAAGCCTGATGCGGAGGTTTATGTTGATACAGGTAAATGGAAAGCCCGACAAGGCGGAAATGGTGTTGTTGCGGCTGAGGACGTCAAGATAAAATTTACTAACTGTACAGCAGAAGAAAACGCAAAGATTTACAAGCTAAACAAGCCAGTGGACGATAGCTTTATTCAACTTTTTAATCCTTTTGGCAGAATTGCGCCGGAATTAGGTAGAAAGCTTATCAATGAAACCATTGTGATAGATATAAAAACCAATGTGCCGATACTATCTATTCAGCCTTTTTCGCAGGATGGATACGATTTTGCGGTAAAAGTTAAGACATTGAATGTAGCCAAGCACGATGATTTACAGCGTATGGTTGGCTATCAGGTTAGGAAATTCAATGCCTGTAGAAAATGCTTAAAATGTGAATCTCTGTGCAAGTTTGGTGCTATCTCGGTCCATGGTGATACCTATCTTATCAATGAGCAGAAATGCAAGCGGTGTAAGATGTGTGTCACTGCTAAGTATTTAGATGGCGGTTGCTTAATGTATAAATATTTGAAAACCAAAGACTAA
- a CDS encoding DEAD/DEAH box helicase family protein → MSLQDIEIKSEYRSLLDNVAKDFYIPLLQQAVSYKRAVGFFSSSALVEISKGISALVKNGGKILLVASPYLSAEDVEAIRKGYELRDNIIKKALVRELKEAKDVYEKDRLNLLANLISDGILDIKIAFIEDENKMGMYHEKMGIISDDFGNKVAFSGSMNESVEAMTLNYETIDVFCSWKGEQDRVAAKENAFASIWNDCEPSIRIIDFPNLKQEIIDRYKKATPNYDIDKHEFGERIYVLDEATKYRLGPDIPRNVQLHDYQIKAIDEWEKRDYRGIFDMATGTGKTFTGLGAIARLSERVSDKLAVIIVCTYQHLVEQWVEDIVKFNMNPIIGYSSSSQKDWKRRLEDAIRDQKLKVRNKEFFCFICTNATFSSDFVQTQINKIRGNALLVVDEAHNFGAEYLSKLLSEKFTYRLALSATLERHNDEEGTAKLFSYFGEKCIEYSLDRAIEEKKLTRYKYYPIIVTLNDDELRRYSELTYEIGKCLIKGKNGKVKLSEKGKILALARARLVAGAEDKITKLEEYIRPYLYDRHILVYCGATKLLRENQDFTTVDDEDLRQIDVVTDLLGNKLNMKVSQFTSKEDVEEREILKREFADGDTLQALIAIKCLDEGVNIPKIKVAFILASTTNPKEYIQRRGRVLRLAEGKEYAEIYDFIALPRPLDDVPSLTVEQMKKELSLVKNELCRAKEFARIAMNMVEAESVLDEIKEAYSINDNLITFEEDFDYGQ, encoded by the coding sequence ATGAGCTTACAGGATATAGAAATTAAAAGTGAATATCGCTCACTGCTTGATAATGTGGCTAAGGATTTTTATATTCCTTTGTTACAACAAGCCGTATCATATAAAAGAGCTGTTGGATTTTTCTCGTCCTCAGCGCTTGTTGAAATATCTAAAGGCATATCAGCACTTGTGAAAAATGGCGGAAAAATCCTGTTAGTAGCTTCCCCATATTTATCAGCAGAAGATGTGGAAGCAATACGTAAAGGATATGAATTAAGAGATAACATAATCAAAAAAGCTTTAGTACGTGAACTGAAAGAAGCGAAAGATGTCTATGAGAAGGATAGGCTTAATCTTTTAGCAAATCTTATATCGGATGGGATATTAGACATCAAAATAGCCTTTATCGAAGATGAAAATAAAATGGGAATGTACCATGAAAAGATGGGTATTATCAGTGACGATTTTGGTAACAAAGTTGCTTTTTCTGGTTCAATGAATGAGTCGGTAGAGGCTATGACATTAAATTATGAAACTATAGATGTCTTTTGCTCATGGAAAGGTGAACAAGATCGAGTAGCCGCAAAGGAAAATGCGTTTGCTTCTATTTGGAATGACTGTGAACCTAGCATTCGGATTATTGATTTTCCAAATCTAAAACAAGAAATTATTGATAGATATAAAAAAGCAACTCCTAATTATGATATAGATAAGCATGAGTTTGGAGAAAGAATATATGTATTAGATGAAGCAACAAAATATCGTTTAGGACCTGATATTCCACGGAATGTCCAGTTACATGACTACCAAATTAAGGCTATTGATGAATGGGAAAAGCGTGATTATAGAGGCATCTTTGATATGGCTACTGGAACAGGTAAGACCTTTACTGGTCTTGGTGCGATAGCAAGATTATCTGAAAGGGTATCAGACAAACTTGCCGTGATTATCGTTTGTACATATCAGCATTTGGTTGAGCAATGGGTTGAAGATATTGTAAAATTTAACATGAACCCGATTATTGGTTATAGTTCGTCCTCACAAAAGGATTGGAAACGCCGATTGGAGGATGCTATAAGAGATCAAAAACTGAAGGTAAGAAACAAAGAATTTTTCTGCTTCATCTGTACAAATGCAACATTTTCATCGGATTTTGTACAGACTCAAATTAATAAGATAAGAGGCAATGCTTTATTAGTGGTAGATGAGGCTCATAATTTTGGGGCAGAGTATTTAAGTAAGTTATTGAGCGAAAAGTTTACATATAGACTTGCATTATCTGCAACGCTTGAAAGACATAACGATGAAGAAGGAACTGCAAAATTATTTTCGTATTTCGGAGAAAAGTGCATCGAATACTCTCTGGATAGAGCAATAGAAGAAAAGAAACTAACCAGATATAAATATTATCCCATCATCGTTACTCTAAATGATGATGAACTTCGACGATATTCAGAGCTTACCTATGAGATAGGGAAATGCTTAATAAAAGGGAAAAATGGGAAAGTAAAGTTGAGCGAAAAGGGTAAAATTCTTGCGTTGGCAAGGGCAAGGTTAGTTGCTGGTGCTGAGGATAAAATTACAAAATTAGAGGAATATATTAGGCCATATCTTTATGACAGACATATTTTGGTTTACTGTGGTGCAACAAAACTACTCCGTGAAAACCAAGACTTTACTACGGTAGATGATGAAGATTTAAGACAAATTGATGTAGTCACTGATTTGCTTGGAAATAAACTCAATATGAAAGTATCTCAGTTTACATCTAAAGAAGATGTTGAAGAGCGAGAGATATTAAAAAGAGAGTTTGCAGATGGTGATACTCTTCAAGCCTTAATTGCGATTAAATGTCTTGACGAGGGTGTAAATATTCCCAAAATAAAAGTCGCATTTATATTAGCAAGTACTACTAACCCAAAAGAATACATTCAAAGGCGAGGCCGTGTGCTGAGATTAGCTGAGGGTAAGGAATATGCGGAAATTTATGACTTTATCGCCCTTCCTCGTCCTCTTGATGATGTACCTTCACTCACAGTGGAGCAAATGAAAAAGGAATTGTCTTTAGTAAAGAACGAGTTGTGCAGAGCTAAGGAGTTTGCTCGAATTGCTATGAATATGGTTGAGGCTGAGTCAGTTTTAGATGAAATCAAAGAGGCTTACTCTATTAACGATAACCTGATTACTTTCGAGGAGGATTTTGATTATGGACAATAG
- a CDS encoding DUF4007 family protein — MKFKFRAHDTFFIRKGWLNKGMRNVQNDPQVFMGVNGNPMDILGIGANMVKALRYWLQAVGLTEEPPAGRKVQNFTNFGIVVYENDPYFEEMGTLWLLHYKLATNKTDATAWYYFFNEFKLSEFTRDDFVVQLNNYIRINDDEVSEHSLEGDYNCIINTYVPRIKSNPEKVQPESNIDCPLGELGLIDIANKKEKIYKKTTPKKDTLHPLILLAVIVDQAAGQREIKISAIQNNTCNAGKVFNLDIITLTNLLYKIELMGYIKVVRTAGLDVVRIEREVDFLECVREYYRAINN; from the coding sequence ATGAAGTTTAAATTTAGAGCACATGATACATTTTTTATCAGAAAAGGTTGGCTTAATAAAGGAATGAGAAATGTTCAAAATGACCCACAGGTTTTCATGGGTGTTAACGGAAACCCTATGGACATTTTAGGTATTGGTGCAAATATGGTAAAGGCGTTGCGATATTGGCTTCAGGCAGTTGGACTTACTGAGGAACCACCTGCTGGAAGAAAGGTACAGAACTTTACCAATTTTGGTATAGTAGTTTATGAAAACGATCCTTATTTTGAGGAAATGGGTACGTTGTGGCTTCTTCACTATAAACTTGCCACTAACAAAACGGATGCCACTGCTTGGTACTATTTCTTTAACGAATTTAAACTGTCTGAGTTTACAAGAGATGACTTTGTGGTGCAATTAAACAACTATATTCGTATAAATGATGATGAGGTATCGGAGCATTCATTAGAGGGCGATTATAACTGTATCATTAACACCTATGTGCCACGCATTAAATCTAATCCTGAAAAGGTACAGCCGGAAAGTAATATCGATTGTCCTTTAGGTGAGCTTGGACTTATTGACATTGCAAATAAAAAGGAAAAGATATACAAGAAAACCACCCCAAAGAAAGATACCTTGCATCCACTGATATTACTTGCAGTGATTGTGGATCAGGCTGCGGGTCAGCGTGAAATCAAAATTTCGGCGATTCAAAACAATACTTGTAACGCCGGTAAGGTGTTTAACCTGGATATAATCACACTAACCAATCTGCTTTATAAAATAGAACTTATGGGATATATCAAGGTAGTTCGCACCGCAGGACTTGACGTTGTTCGGATTGAAAGAGAAGTAGACTTTTTGGAGTGTGTAAGAGAATATTACCGAGCAATCAACAACTAA
- a CDS encoding aminotransferase class V-fold PLP-dependent enzyme, with the protein MNKTVYFDNAATTFPKPEEVYIFMDKFYREYGVNVGRGQHKLAFTASNLIAETRILLQDLFHCPNKKVVFTHTATEALNIILQGLPIGDNYNIYLSPFEHNAVTRVINYLQSIYKLNIHTLMVDKTTFTYDLEKIKYQFADNKPNIVVVSHASNVCGVVAPIDDICVLSKAYEAINIIDMSQTAGLIDTDLSSDAFDFAVFAGHKTLYGPLGIAGFTCSGKVKLAPLLYGGTGVDSANQSLPETIPERYEVASPNIMAISGLNAALKWIDKVGIKSIFEKEKKNHKRLLEVLRNFDNIRIVSPTNEDTTIGVVSCVFDGYSSDSIGQILTEHDIAVRTGLHCAPSAHQFLGTFPSGTVRFSVSYFNDDSDFEKIQEVLEYIEDNA; encoded by the coding sequence TTGAATAAAACCGTTTACTTTGATAATGCAGCCACAACATTTCCAAAGCCTGAAGAAGTGTACATATTCATGGATAAATTTTACCGTGAGTATGGAGTTAATGTGGGTAGAGGTCAACACAAACTGGCTTTTACCGCAAGTAACCTGATAGCAGAGACAAGGATACTCTTGCAAGATTTGTTTCATTGTCCCAACAAAAAGGTGGTCTTTACCCATACAGCGACAGAGGCTCTAAATATTATTTTACAGGGTTTACCTATTGGTGATAATTATAATATTTATTTATCGCCTTTTGAACACAACGCCGTAACAAGGGTAATAAACTATTTGCAAAGCATTTATAAGCTAAATATCCATACGTTAATGGTGGATAAGACAACTTTTACATATGATTTAGAGAAAATCAAGTACCAGTTTGCAGATAATAAGCCCAATATAGTTGTAGTAAGCCATGCAAGCAATGTGTGCGGTGTTGTGGCTCCTATTGATGATATTTGTGTTTTATCAAAGGCTTATGAGGCTATCAATATTATTGATATGTCTCAAACTGCCGGACTGATAGACACTGATTTAAGCAGTGATGCTTTTGACTTTGCCGTGTTTGCTGGTCATAAAACATTGTACGGTCCATTGGGCATAGCTGGCTTTACTTGCTCAGGTAAAGTGAAGCTAGCACCATTACTTTATGGCGGGACAGGAGTAGATTCTGCAAATCAGAGCCTGCCTGAAACAATACCTGAAAGGTATGAGGTGGCAAGTCCAAACATCATGGCAATTTCAGGATTAAATGCAGCATTAAAATGGATTGATAAAGTTGGTATTAAATCCATTTTCGAAAAGGAAAAGAAAAATCATAAAAGGTTGTTAGAAGTATTAAGGAATTTCGACAATATTAGAATCGTCAGTCCAACTAATGAAGACACAACAATAGGTGTAGTATCCTGTGTATTTGACGGTTACAGTAGTGACAGTATCGGGCAAATTTTAACTGAGCACGATATTGCGGTTAGAACCGGACTACATTGCGCCCCATCTGCACATCAATTTTTAGGCACTTTCCCTTCTGGTACTGTACGGTTTAGTGTTAGCTATTTTAATGATGATAGCGACTTTGAAAAGATACAAGAAGTGTTAGAGTATATAGAGGATAATGCTTAG
- a CDS encoding IS1182 family transposase: MIGKADKQMSFSDYWLLGKISEVSYYHRLRTWVFNNLNEEMFQPLFSYYGRESISPVYTFTAMLIQFEKGYSDREMEEESRFDDRIKYALTAPRDFDGIDAVTLCDHRKRLFNSEIGKEIFIKTISQAKEVGLFNKDNLHIIDSFMIWGSCARQDTYTMIYQGIKMVLRFMKFYEMEDASKKILKRTDYEENIKKPKIAWENEKEKAKLLEELVKDALLLVENIKTKKDIKDDLKKAIELLERIALQDVEITNDGHVKMIKGTAKDRIISVVDDEMRHGRKTSSKLSDGYKAEIITGGEKGSVVVGIEVDGANIADGEHMSDLIEQSRRNGVDIDKLYGDCAYSDFEEIEKRKEEGTDFCIRVPEATNPSGGFSKEEFKIDLEKGTVECPNGHIKQFDTEKTQKHEQVTVKFRAEECNDCPLKDQCTKSKKGRTINIHPYEKEIQEQREYQKTDEFKEDYAKRPNVERNISELTRHGGRKGRYRGKLKIRWQMIMVAINNNIKVIMKHISKICNRQIKKGEVCPKTA, translated from the coding sequence ATGATAGGAAAAGCAGATAAACAAATGTCATTTTCAGATTATTGGTTACTTGGGAAAATTTCTGAAGTAAGTTATTATCATAGACTAAGAACATGGGTATTTAATAATCTTAATGAAGAAATGTTTCAGCCACTTTTCTCATACTATGGCAGAGAATCCATATCCCCAGTATATACATTTACAGCGATGCTGATACAATTTGAAAAAGGATATTCTGATCGTGAAATGGAAGAAGAATCACGATTCGATGATAGAATTAAATATGCATTAACCGCACCACGGGATTTTGATGGAATAGATGCAGTAACATTATGTGATCATAGAAAAAGACTGTTTAACAGTGAAATAGGAAAAGAAATATTTATTAAAACAATTAGTCAGGCAAAAGAAGTAGGACTGTTTAATAAAGACAACTTACATATAATAGATTCATTCATGATTTGGGGCTCTTGTGCCAGACAAGATACTTACACTATGATATACCAAGGGATAAAGATGGTTCTCCGTTTCATGAAGTTTTACGAAATGGAAGATGCATCAAAAAAAATACTGAAAAGAACAGATTATGAAGAAAATATCAAAAAACCCAAAATAGCATGGGAAAATGAAAAAGAAAAAGCAAAATTACTCGAAGAACTTGTTAAAGATGCACTATTACTTGTAGAAAATATAAAAACAAAAAAAGATATAAAAGATGATTTAAAAAAAGCAATTGAATTATTAGAAAGAATAGCATTACAAGATGTTGAAATAACAAACGATGGGCATGTAAAAATGATAAAAGGAACAGCGAAAGACAGAATAATATCAGTAGTAGATGACGAAATGCGCCATGGGAGAAAGACCTCATCGAAATTATCAGATGGATACAAAGCTGAAATTATAACAGGAGGAGAAAAAGGCTCAGTAGTAGTAGGAATAGAAGTCGATGGAGCAAATATAGCAGATGGTGAACATATGAGTGATCTTATAGAACAAAGCCGAAGAAACGGCGTTGATATAGATAAACTGTATGGAGATTGTGCATATAGTGACTTTGAAGAAATAGAAAAAAGGAAAGAAGAAGGAACAGATTTTTGCATTAGAGTACCGGAAGCAACAAATCCAAGTGGAGGATTTTCAAAAGAAGAATTCAAAATTGATTTAGAAAAAGGAACAGTAGAATGTCCCAACGGACACATAAAACAATTTGATACTGAAAAAACGCAAAAACATGAGCAAGTTACAGTAAAATTTAGAGCAGAAGAATGTAATGATTGTCCGCTAAAAGACCAATGTACAAAATCAAAAAAAGGGAGAACAATAAATATACATCCATATGAAAAAGAGATACAAGAACAAAGAGAATATCAAAAAACAGATGAATTTAAAGAAGACTATGCAAAAAGACCGAATGTAGAAAGAAACATATCAGAACTTACCAGGCATGGCGGACGTAAAGGAAGGTATAGAGGGAAATTAAAAATAAGATGGCAAATGATAATGGTAGCAATAAACAATAATATCAAAGTAATAATGAAACATATTTCTAAAATTTGTAATAGACAAATTAAGAAGGGAGAAGTCTGCCCAAAAACGGCTTAA